CGACCATCGATCCGCAGGTCGTGCGCCGCTCGGCGCGCTCCCTCCAGCGGTACGGTCCCGACTTCCGCTACCGGCACTACGCGGCGGTCCGGCACCTCCCGGTCGCCCTGGGCGGCGTCGCCGCCGCCGGCGGCATCGCGGCCGCCGCCCAGTTCCCGCCCGTCCGGCGCTGGCTGTCGGACCGGCTGCGGCCCGGGGACGGGCCGAGCGCGCAGCGGCGGGCGAAGAGCTGGTTCAGGGTGCGCTTCGTGGGCGAGGGCGGCGGGCGGCGCGTCCTCACGGAGGTCGCGGGCGGCGACCCGGGCTACGACGAGACGGCGAAGATGCTCGCCGAGGCGGCCCTGTGCCTGGCCCTCGACGACACGCCGCCGACGGCCGGCCAGGTCACCACGGCCACGGCGATGGGCGACGCGCTGACCGAGCGCCTGCGCGCGGCGGGCATCACCTTCCGGGTCGCGGCCCGCGGATAGCCGCGGCCGTCCCGCCGGGACGCCGGGACCAGCGGTTCCGGCCGCGGCGCTACAGCCGCCATCCCCACAGGGTGTAGAGCATCCCGCCGGTCCAGGCGAGCCCCGCCGCGACGGCGAGGACCAGCGCGGCCGTCACGGCGCGCTCGGCGGGCTGGTCGGGACGGGTCACGGGCTTGGCGGCACGGTGCGTCGTCATACGGGCCGCCTTCCCGGTGGGGCGGCGAACGCACCTGTCCGTGTGCACGCGGGCGCCGCGCCCGGCCGGAGCCCGCCCTCACCCCGCCGCGGCCACCGCCTCCCGCAGGGCCCGCCGGCACAGGGCGTCCGCCCTGCGGGTGGTCTCCGGCAGCCGGTGGGCGGGGGTGAGCGCCAGCGTGTGCGCCACCGCGTTGCCCAGGCTCACGCGGTGGCCCACGGAGACGAACACCGGCTTGACGGCGTCCCGGGTGCGCAGGGCACGCCCGACCTCCTCGGCGCCCGCGAGGAGCGGCGCCGCGCTGCCCCGGGCGGGGGCGGGCTCGTCGTACCCGAAGGTGAAGGGGTTCTTGGCGACGCCGATGGTGGGCAGGCCGGTGAGCACTCCCAGGTGGCTGGCGAGGCCGAAGCGGCGCGGGTGGGCGAGGCCGTAGCCGTCGCAGACGACCAGGCCCGGCGGGCACGGCAGGGCGTCGAGGGCGGCGCGGACGGCCGGGACCTCGCGGAACGCGAGCAGGCCTGGCACGTAGGGGAACGGGATGCGGCCCACGGCCGTCGTCTCGGCGACGACCTCCAGGGTCGCCGCGTCCAGGACGACGGCCGCCGCGGCCACGAGGTCGCGCTCGTCGTCGTAGGCGACGTCCACGCCGGTGACGCGGCCCGTGCCGGGCGGCGGCCCGGGCTCGTCGCGGACCACCCGCCCGCGCAGTTCGTCCTGGGCCGCGCGGGCCTCTTCCTCGGTCGCGGGCCAGCCCGCGGGCACCTCTGCGGTCGTCATGGTGGCCACGACTGTACGGCCCCGGCGGGGTCCCGGCGATCGCGGCGCGTCCCCTCACCGGCGGGCCGGGGCCCGGCGCGCCGGCCGCGCGGGTCAGCCCTTCCCGGAGTCCAGCGCGCGCTGCAGCTGTTCCTTGTTCATGTGCGAACGGCCGTCGATGCCGCGCTGCCTGGCCTCGTTGTACAGCTGGTCGTAGGTGGGCCCCTTGGAGCCGGTGCGGTCGCCCGACCGGTGGCCGCCGCGCCTGCCGGACGACATGTCCTGGGTGGAGCTGCGGCTCGCGGTCCTCGACTCGCCGGAGCGGGCGCGCTCCTTGTTCACCGTCCGCGCCGCGATCTCCTTGGCGCGTCCGGCGCTCTCGCCCCGCTGCTCCGCGCTCTCCTTGATGTGCTCGTACTGGCGTTCGCGCTTGGAGCTGGAACCGGCCGGCATGATCGCTCCCTTCCCTGGTCCTCGGGCAGGGGACGGGTACCCGGCTTCCGGATTCCTACGTCAGCGGCCCCGCCGGGGCGCCCGGCGCGGTCCGGGCGCATGAAGACGGTGACCGAGGTCACTAGTTCCCGGTGTGCACGGATCGGCCGATCGCTTCGTCTCTTCCAGTGCCAGGGCGCACGCCCGGAAGTCCGTCCAGCCGTCACGAGGGAGCAAGGCGTTGTCCACCGTCATCGAGCAGCCCGTGGAGGCGCGCCTCGTCGCCGCCGCACCGCGCATGCCGAGCATTCCCGCCACGCTGCGCTACGAGCGGAGCGATCCCTTCGCCGTCCGCATGACCTTCCCCGCCCCGGCCACCCTGGAGGGCGTCGAGGTGTGCTGGACGTTCTCCCGCGAGCTGCTCGCCGCCGGGATGGAGGGGCCCGAGGGGCACGGGGACGTCCGCGTGCGGCCGTACGGCTACGACCGCACGGTGCTGGAGTTCCACGCCCCCGAGGGCACGGCGGTCGTGCACGTGCGCTCGGGGGAGGTACGGCGGTTCCTGGAGGCGACGGGCGAACTGGTGCCCGTCGGCCTGGAGCACCTGCAGCTGGACCTCGACCACCACCTGGCCGAACTGATGCGGGACGCCTGCTGATACTCCTGCGCGCCGGACGGAAACCGCTTTGACAGCCCCCCGGCCCGCTCCTACGGTGGACAGCGGTCCTGTTGCCGCCGATGGGAGAAGGACGTTGCTCGTCTGAGGTCCCCGAGACACCGCGTTCACACCGCACAGGTGTGCGTGGCGTACGACCTCGGCGTCCGAGCCGTCCTCCCGGCACAGCCCTTCTTCCGTGCCCCCGGCCCCTCACGGCCCGGACCCTCGGTGTTCCGCCTCGCGGTGTCTCCCCGTGCCCGCCCGACCGCACGCACCCACCGCGAGGCCCGAATGCCTTCCTCCGTCACCTGCACGTCCCTGTCCTTCGCCTGGCCCGACGGCACGTCCGTCCTCGACGGCCTGGACACCGCCTTCCCGCCCGGCCGGACCGGGCTCGTGGGCGTCAACGGCTCCGGGAAGTCCACCCTGCTGAAACTGCTCGCCGGCGACCTCACCCCGTCCGGCGGCACCGTCAAGGTGACCGGCGAGGTCGGCCACCTGCCGCAGAACGTCACGCTCGACACCGCGCTCCGGGTCGACCAGGCCCTCGGCATCGCCGAGCGGCGGGCCGCCCTGCACGCCATCGAGGCGGGCGACGTCGCCGAGGAGCACTTCGAGGCGGTCGGCGACGACTGGGACGTCGAGGAGCGCGCCCTGGTCACCCTCGGCGAACTCGGCCTCGGCCGCATCGGCCTGGACCGCACCGTCGGTGAGGTGTCCGGCGGCGAGTCGGTGCTGCTGCGCCTGGCCGCACTGCTGCTGCGCCGCCCGGACGTCCTGCTGCTGGACGAACCCACCAACAACCTCGACCTGTACGCGCGCCGCCGGCTGTACGCGGCCGTCACCGCCTGGCCGGGCGTGCTCGTCGTGGTCAGCCACGACCGTGAACTGCTGGACCTGGTCGACCAGGTCGCGGAGCTGCGCTCCGGTGAGGTCACCTGGTACGGCGGCAACTTCTCCGCCTACGAGGAGGCGCTCGCCGTGGAACGGGAGGCGGCCGGGCGGACGGTGCGCGCGGCGGAGGCCGACGTGCGCAAGCAGAAGCGCGAACTGGCCGACGCCCAGGTGAAACTGGCCCGCCGCAAGCGGTACGGGCAGAAGATGTACGACTCCAAGCGCGAACCGAAGATCGTCATGGGGGCGCGCAAGCGCGCCGCGCAGGAGTCCGCCGGCAAGCACCGCATCCTGCACGAGGAGCGGCTCGCCGAGGCCAGGGAGCGCCTGGACGAGGCGGCCGAGGCCGTGCGGGACGACGACGAGATCCGCGTCGAGCTGCCCGGCACCGCCGTGCCGCCCGGCCGCCGGGTCCTCACCCTGGAGGACCTGGAGACGGCGTACGGGGCGCGCGTCGAGGGCGTCCTCGACCTGCGCGGCCCGGAGCGGGTCGCGCTCGTCGGCCGCAACGGTGCCGGCAAGACGACGCTGCTGCGGACCCTCGCCGGGGAACTGGAGCCGGTGGCCGGGGAAGCGGACGTGCACGTCCCGCTGCGGTTCCTGCCCCAGCGGCTGGACGTCCTCGACGACGCCCTGACGGTGGCCGAGAACGTGGCCCGGTTCGCGCCGGACGCCACCCACAACCGCGTCCGGGCGCGGCTGGCCCGCTTCCTGTTCCGGGGCGCGCGGGCCGACCAGCGCGCGGGCACGCTGTCCGGCGGTGAGCGCTTCCGGGCCTGCCTGGCCGCGCTGATGCTCGCCGAACCCGCCCCCCAGCTGCTCCTGCTGGACGAGCCGACCAACAACCTCGACATGGCCAGCGTCCGGCAGCTGACCACGGCCCTGGGGTCCTACGGGGGCGCGCTGTTCGTCGCCGGTCACGACCTGCCGTTCCTGGAGTCCGTCGGCATCACGCGCTGGCTGCTGATCGAGGACGGGCGGCTGCGGGAGACCTCGGCGGAGGAGGTGGGCGCGGCCGGATGAATCCCGGCGGGGGCCACCGGCCGGACCGCGGGGCCCGGCGGGGTTCCGTCCCCGCCGGGGCGTCCTGCATGATGGCGGCTGCGGCGCCGCGCGACCGGCGCGCAGCCGCACCGCCGGCCCCCGTCCCCCGGTGGCCCCGGGCCCCGTCCCGGACCACGGCCCGTGCTCCCCGATCAGCGGCCCTTTACGACACCCTTAACCTACGGTTACGTAACCTACGGGTACGTAGCCTACGATTACGTAGGTTCCCGGCACCGCCCGCCGGGCCGTCCCCCTGCACATCCCTGTTCGCCGTCCCCCTGGAGTTCACGTGACGATCACCTCCCCCCACCCCGGCAGCACGTCCGTCTGGACCGACGCCCGTCTGTTGTACGCACTGGAGGAAGTGGTCGAGAACGAACTGAACCGGCACCTGAAGGTCGCCAAGGACTGGATGCCGCACGAGTACGTGCCCTGGAGCGACGGCCGCAACTTCCCCGGCCAGTTCGAGGACGGCGAGGCCTGGGACAAGGAGCAGTCCCCGGTGACGGACATCGGCCGCACCGCCCTGGTGGTCAACCTGCTGACGGAGGACAACCTCCCCAGCTACCACCACGAGATCGCCTCGCTCTTCGGCCGCGACGGCGCCTGGGGCACCTGGGTGCACCGCTGGACGGCCGAGGAGGGCCGGCACGGCATCGTGCTGCGCGACTACCTGCTCACCTCGCGCGCGGTCGACCCGGACAAGCTGGAGCAGTTCCGCATGGCGCACATGAGCGAGGGCTTCGAGTCCGACAACCGGCACTCGATGCTGCACTCCGTCGCCTACGTCGCCTTCCAGGAACTGGCGACCCGGATCTCGCACCGCAACACCGGCCACCAGTCCGGCGACCCGGTCTGCGACCGCATGCTGACGCGCATCGCGACCGACGAGAACCTGCACATGGTCTTCTACCGCAACCTGCTGAAGGCCGCCTTCGACCTCGCCCCCGACCCGACCATGCGGGCGGTCCGGGACGTCGTGGTCGACTTCCGCATGCCCGGCCACGGCATCCCCGGCTTCGAGCGGGCCGCCGCGCAGATGGCGATCGGCGAGGTCTACAACCTGCGCATCCACCACGACGACGTCCTCCAGCCGGTGCTGCGCTTCCTGAAGGTCATGGAGATCGACGGCCTCGGCCCCGAGGGGCGCCGGGCGCAGGAGGAACTCGGCCTGTTCATGGGCGGTCTGGACGCGGAGGCCGCCAAGTTCGACGAGCGCCTCGCGGCCCGCAAGGCGCGGATGGCGGCGCGGGCCGCGGGCTGAGGCCCGCCCGGGCGGCCGGCCGGGTCTCAGCGGGCGGTGCGGCGCAGCGCGAGGCGTTCCTTCTCGGACAGGCCGCCCCAGACGCCGAAGCGTTCGTCGTGGGCGAGCGCGTACTCCAGACAGGCGGGGCGCATCTCGCACATGCCGCAGATGCGCTTCGCCTCGCGCACCGAACTGCCGGGCTCGGGAAAGAAGAATTCGGCCCCGGTCTGCGCGCACAGGGCCTGCTGCTGCCAGGTGGGATCGGCCGGGGTCATCGTGTCCAAGTGCATGGGCAGGATCGTGCCGCCCGGTGGAAAACGTTCGATCAACGCCGGATCAACGGCCCCGTGACACACCTCCGGCCGCCCCGATGATGCGCCGCCGGGACGCGTCCGCGCACGGCGGCGCGCGGGGCCGGGCCAAAGGTGTCCCCGCGTCCGTCCGGGCGGCGCCGGGACGGACGCGGTGTTCGGCGGGACGGTGCCGCCGGCCGGCGTGGACGACTCCCCGCCGCAGGACGGCCTGGACGCGGGGCGATCCGTAGATCCCGCCCGATCACCCGCGGACCTGACGCCGGTCGGCTCGACGTCCTGGCGGCGCCGCTCGCACGGCTCCTTCTCTGCCCGGCGGCATCGGTAGCAGGTGGAGGAGGGGATGTGCAGTTCCCGGAGCGCGGGTTCGACCTCCAGGTGCGGGTGCTCGGCGAAGGGCGTCGTCACCTGGGCCGGGTTGGATCGAGCCGTGCGGCGAAAAGGACCGAGGTCGTCCGCAGGATTTCGTTCGGCGGTTTGAGCTGGGCGTTTTCCTTGCGCAGCACGGTCAGCTCGGCACGTTCGCCGCTGGTGAGCAGGTCGTCGCGCTCGCCGGCGTCGGCCGCGGCCTCGGCCTCGGCCTGGCGGATCCAGCCGCGCAGGGCCTCGTGCGGACACCGAGTTCCTCGGCCATGCGGCGGATCACAGGCTCCGGCTCCGCGGCGCGGTGCATCCGCACCGCGCGCTCACGCGACTCCAGCGGGTACCTGCCGGGGCGGGAACCGTCAGGGCTCCACTCGTGAGTCCCATCCGGCCCGCTGTCATCATTCCCCGCATCTCGGGGGACCTCGTAAACCATTTCGGATCGACGGAAGACCGCGATGCACCCGGCAACCCGCTCCCAAGCTTCGATCATCCCGGCTGTGACCTGCTTGCCGCACGCCACGGCCACGTCTGGAGGCGGCCCCCGGCCGACGCCGGAGCGGGCCGCGGGTCACCTCCGTCATGCTGTGACGTCCACACGGCTTCGTCGTGCGGGATACTGGGAACTCAAGCAACAGGAAACCCAGGGGTGAGGGCGTGGGCGGTTCAAGGGAGGCAGAGGCACTGAGGGCATCGCCAACCCCGTCCACGGACGCTCTGCTCGTACGCCCGCTGGCGAACCGGCCAGGCTGGCAAGCGTGCGGCGAGATCAATTTGATCACGCGCCAGGCCTGGGAACAGACGCTGCACCAACTCGCCCTGAGCGACGAAGAGGCGTGCCACTTGGAACTTTCCGCGGTCACCTTCGTGGACGTCGCTGGTGTCTCGGCTCTAGCGGTGGCCGCTCAGGGCCTCCCCGAGGGACGACGCATCGTGCTCGAACAGCCGCCTGCCGCCCTGCGGCGCGTGCTGGACATGTTCTGGCCAGACCTGCCCACCGTCGAGGTGATCGTGTGATGACTGCCCCGACCACTGAACCGTTCGTTCATCCCGCCTTGTTCTACCGGGGCGAGGAGGAGTACCTGCACGGCACGGTGCCCTTCATCCGTGATGGTCTGAGGGGCGGAGAGCCGGTGGCGGTGGCCGTGCCCGGACCGAACCTGGAACTCCTCAAGACGGCCCTGGGCGAGGACGCCGCAGACGTCCGTTTCCTCGACATGACCGAGGCGGGGCGCAACCCCGGACGGATCATCCCCAAAGTGCTGCGCGCTTTCGCCGACGCGCACCGCCGGACGCGCGTGCGGATCATCGGCGAACCGATCTGGGCCGGCCGCAGCAGCGTGGAATACCCGGCGTGCGTCCAGCACGAAGCGCTGATCAACCCGGCATTCCAGGGCAGGGACGTCACCATCCTCTGCCCGTACGACGCCGACCGCCTCAGCGAACAGGTGCTCACCGACGCGTACGCGACCCATCCCGTCGTCATCTCCGGCGGCCGGGAGCGGCCCAGCCCTGTCTACGCCCCCGAGCATGTGATCGCCCGCTACAACCAACCCCTGGTACACGCGACCGAGGCCGAAGAACTCGGCTTCGATGCCGACGCCCTGCCGGGCGCCCGGCACTACGCGGTCGAGCAGGCCGCGCGGTTGGGTCTGTCCGGTATCCGCCTGGAGGACTTGGCCCTGATCGTGGCCGAGCTCACCACCAACAGCATCGTGCACGGCGGCGGGTCGGGCACCGTGCGGATATGGGCCGACGACGGCCACGTGGTGTGCGAGGTCCTCGACCGTGGACACCTGAGCGATTCGCTCGCCGGCCGTCGCCCGCCCGCACCGGGCCAGCTGGGCGGCCGGGGTCTGTTGCTGGTGCACTACCTCGCTGACCTCGTACACATCCACACCGGCCCCGACGGTACGGCCATCCGCTGTTACATCGGCCGCTGCTGATCCTGCTCAGCGGCTCGTGGCCGCCCCGTGCAGGCCGGCCACGAGCCGCTCCGGGACGCCGGCGGCCCGGCCACGCCGGGACAGCGTGGTGACCTGCACGGATACGATGCCGGCCCGTCGGGTCAGGCCACAGTCGGCGCGCTTTCCGTGGTGACGCGCCCCGGTGCGGGTCCGGTGGCGGGACGGATCGCGCACTTGCCGGGTCCCGTGGCCGTCATCGCCCGTCCGGCGGTGCGGCGGCCCAGCGGATCGTGGTGCGCCGGGCCGCCGCACCGCCGGGATCAGCGGTTGTCTTCGCTGGCAGCTATGGACCGGTGAGAGGCGTGCTCAGGCTGGGAGCGTGATGCCGCGGAAATCGGTGGTGTTCCGGTTCGGTGGCAGGGACAGATGTGCGGTGATCCGCTTTCCCGTTTCGCGGAGTGCGACGACGACTCTGTCGCTGACCGTGTACACCAGGTGCAGTCCGTGACCGCCGATGCGGCGCGGATCGGCATTCTTGGCCGCCGGCTTTTCGGTGGAGCTGTCCCACACGGTGATCGTCAACTCGTCGTCGGACAGCTGCAGGGTCATGCCGCAGGGGCCCGGAGCGTGCCGGATGGCGTTGGTGACCAGCTCACTGGTGGCGAGTTCGGCGTCGACGGCCAAGGCGGTCGGCACTGCCGTGCGGCCGGTTCGCGGGGTGTGGCCGAGGAAGGCGCGCAAGGCCTGGCGGGCGTCTGCGGCGCGCGCTGCGCCATCCCCCCAGATAGCGCCGTAGCGCAGCGGGGTGCCCTCATCCGTACCCTGTGCATCGGCCGTCTGCTTCTTCAGCGGGATGACCATACGGTGCTCTTTCGTCGCGTTCACTGCTCTTCGGTGTTTTTGCCCCTCCGTTCTGTCGCCTACCCGGTTGCCCACTACACACACCGTGGACGCTTGCGGTATCGCCATCTGACGGCACGCTCCGTGGATCAGGGCCGGGTAGCGGTGTCGTTGTCGGGGCGGTGGGAGAGGACCTGGTCGGAACCGACGATGCGCGGGACGGGCAGGACATGAGCGGGGACCGCGACGAGGACGGTGTCGGCCTGGGCTGCGTGGCCGAGATCACGGGCGGCGATCAGGGCACTGATGCCGCTGGAGTCGCGGAATTCCGTGTCGGCCAGGTCCGGGACGAGGCGTTGTCCTGGCGGGAGTGGGACCGTGGCGAGCAGGCCCGGCAGTTCGATGGCGCTGGAGTGGTCGAGTGCGCCGATGATCTCCGGAACGGGACCGGCCATGGTGTCCCGGGCGGCGATCTTCAGCGGACTCATCCGGTGTTTTGAGTCCTCAGGCCGGGGCGGGGGCGCCGAGGACGAGCAGGGCGGTGTCGTCGTCGAGGCCGTCGCCGAAGTCGTCCAGCAGGCCGGTCAGGGCCTGGACGAGGGCATGCGGGGACTTGCCGGCGTGGGCGGTGGTGAAGGCGCGCAGGGCCTCGTCCCCGTACAAGGTGGTGCGGTCCTTGCCGGTGCGGGCTTCGGTGAGGCCGTCGGTGTAGAGCAGGAGGGTGTCGCCGGGGGCGAGGACGGTGGTGGCGGTGGCGAAACGCGCGGCGGGCAGAATGCCGACGAGGAAGCCACCAGGGGTGGGCAGGAAGTCGGCTGTGCCGTCGGCCCGCAGTATGAGCGCCGGGGGGTGGCCGCCCGCAGCGAGCCGGACGGTGACCTGACCGGTGACCGGGTCGGGGTCGAGGGTGCCGAAGATGACGGTGCAGTAGCGCGGATCGCCGCTGCCGGTGTAACGCTCGTGGAGCACCGTGTTGAGGGTGGACAGGGCTGCGACGGGGTCGGGGTCGTGCAGAGCTGCGGCGCGCAGGGTGTAGCGGGTCAGGGAGGTGACGGCGGCGGCTTGGGGGCCCTTGCCGCACACGTCGCCGAGAAAGAAGGCGAAGCGCTTGCCGTCGAGGGGGAAGAGGTCGTAGAAGTCGCCACCGAGCTGGTCGGGGGAGGCGGTGCGGTAGTGGGCGGCTGCTTCCACTCCGGGCACGTGGGGCAGGATGGCGGGCAGTAGTGACTGCTGGAGCACGGCCAGAGTGTCCTGCAGCCGGGCGCGGTCGGCCTCCGCCTGCTTGCGCGCTTCCTCGGCGCCTTTCCGGGCTCGCAAAAGCTCCTGCTCGTAGGCGCGACGGTCCCGGGCGTCGAAGACGGTGGTGCGGATCAGCAGCGGCTCGCCGGCACCACTGCGTTTCACGACGGAGGAAACCAGCACCGGCATCCGTGCACCGCCGGCCTGTTTGATCTCCAGGGCGATGCCGCCGATCTTGCCCTGCATCTGCAGCAGCGGCGCGAAGTGCGTCTCGTAATAGAGCTTGCCCCCGATGGTCAGCAGGTCGGCGAACCGCATCCGGCCCACCACCGCCTCCCGCTCCAGCCGGAGCCAGTCCAGGAGTGTGGTGTTGATCTTCGCGATGGTGCCGTCCATGAGTGTGGACAGGTATCCGCACGGCGCGCTCTCGTACAGTTCTTCGGCGCTGTCCTCCAACAGGGCGGCGAATGCCGCGTTCGCTGTTTTCCCGTCGCTCGTGCCGTGCGGGTCGGGCTGCTGCCCGGTTCGGCACATCAGCGCAGGTCCTCCAGGAAGTCGGTGATCGCTTCGTTGGTAGCTTCGGGCGCGGACAGATGCGGGCAGTGCCCGGTGGCATCGAGGGTGACCAGCCTCGAGCCGGGGATCGCCTGGTGGACGAAGGCCCCGACCTCACGGGGGGCGATGACGTCCTGGGTGCACTCCAGCACCAGTGTCGGCACCCTCACGGATTTCAAGTCGTCCCTCGAGTCCGACAGGAACGTGGTCCGGGCGAAGACACGCGCCATGTCCGGGTCGGTGGCACAGAAGCTGTTCGTCAGCTCCTCACCGAGTTCGGGCCTCTCCATGTTGCCCATGATCACCGGTGCCATCGCCGCCGACCAGCCCAGGTAGTTCGACTCCAGCGACGCCAGCAGCTCGTCGATGTCCTCCGCACTGAACCCGCCTCGGTAACCGTCGTCGTCGATGTACCGCGGGGACGGAGCGACCATCACCAACGCCCCGATGCGCTTCGGGGCCATATCGGCGGCCAGCACCCCGATCATCGCACTGACCGAGTGCCCCACGAACACCGCGTCGCGCAGATCGAGCGCCTCGCACACCTCCACCACGTCCCGGGCATAACCGTCCAGGGAGGCGTAACGCTCCTCCGAGAAAGCGGACGGCTCAGCGCGGCCCGAGCCCACGTAGTCGAACAGCACCACCCGGTAGTCCTCGACCAGAGCCGGCACCGTCAGCCGCCACATGTTCTGATCACAGCCGAACCCGTGAGCCAGCACCACCGTCCGCCCCTGCGGGTTCCCGGTGACGGTGACGTTGTTCCTGCGATCGATATCCATGCCCACCACTCTCCCAGGCTCCGCCCGCCGGTCCAACACGGCCCCTCAAGCACCCCCGTCCTGCGCAGCTTCTCCACATCCAGGCCGGGACGCCGCAAACGGAGGCCTGTCAACCGAGTGACACAAGCCCGACCCCGTCGGGGATCTCAGGGTTTCGCAGTGCGCCGGCGCGATCGGTGGGCATGCTCGGAGCTGTTTCACAGGCCGATGTGATCGCCGAGGGGCCCTCACCCGTGATCTTGGACACTCGGGGTAGTGGGTCTTGAGGATGTGGGAGACGGACGTGTGGTGGTCATGAAGCACTG
This is a stretch of genomic DNA from Streptomyces sp. TG1A-8. It encodes these proteins:
- a CDS encoding alpha/beta fold hydrolase, which translates into the protein MDIDRRNNVTVTGNPQGRTVVLAHGFGCDQNMWRLTVPALVEDYRVVLFDYVGSGRAEPSAFSEERYASLDGYARDVVEVCEALDLRDAVFVGHSVSAMIGVLAADMAPKRIGALVMVAPSPRYIDDDGYRGGFSAEDIDELLASLESNYLGWSAAMAPVIMGNMERPELGEELTNSFCATDPDMARVFARTTFLSDSRDDLKSVRVPTLVLECTQDVIAPREVGAFVHQAIPGSRLVTLDATGHCPHLSAPEATNEAITDFLEDLR
- a CDS encoding plasmid stabilization protein translates to MPAGSSSKRERQYEHIKESAEQRGESAGRAKEIAARTVNKERARSGESRTASRSSTQDMSSGRRGGHRSGDRTGSKGPTYDQLYNEARQRGIDGRSHMNKEQLQRALDSGKG
- a CDS encoding ATP-binding protein, coding for MVIPLKKQTADAQGTDEGTPLRYGAIWGDGAARAADARQALRAFLGHTPRTGRTAVPTALAVDAELATSELVTNAIRHAPGPCGMTLQLSDDELTITVWDSSTEKPAAKNADPRRIGGHGLHLVYTVSDRVVVALRETGKRITAHLSLPPNRNTTDFRGITLPA
- a CDS encoding PP2C family protein-serine/threonine phosphatase, yielding MCRTGQQPDPHGTSDGKTANAAFAALLEDSAEELYESAPCGYLSTLMDGTIAKINTTLLDWLRLEREAVVGRMRFADLLTIGGKLYYETHFAPLLQMQGKIGGIALEIKQAGGARMPVLVSSVVKRSGAGEPLLIRTTVFDARDRRAYEQELLRARKGAEEARKQAEADRARLQDTLAVLQQSLLPAILPHVPGVEAAAHYRTASPDQLGGDFYDLFPLDGKRFAFFLGDVCGKGPQAAAVTSLTRYTLRAAALHDPDPVAALSTLNTVLHERYTGSGDPRYCTVIFGTLDPDPVTGQVTVRLAAGGHPPALILRADGTADFLPTPGGFLVGILPAARFATATTVLAPGDTLLLYTDGLTEARTGKDRTTLYGDEALRAFTTAHAGKSPHALVQALTGLLDDFGDGLDDDTALLVLGAPAPA
- the mmpA gene encoding morphogenic membrane protein MmpA, which gives rise to MTTHRAAKPVTRPDQPAERAVTAALVLAVAAGLAWTGGMLYTLWGWRL
- a CDS encoding STAS domain-containing protein, which translates into the protein MSPLKIAARDTMAGPVPEIIGALDHSSAIELPGLLATVPLPPGQRLVPDLADTEFRDSSGISALIAARDLGHAAQADTVLVAVPAHVLPVPRIVGSDQVLSHRPDNDTATRP
- a CDS encoding STAS domain-containing protein, whose translation is MGGSREAEALRASPTPSTDALLVRPLANRPGWQACGEINLITRQAWEQTLHQLALSDEEACHLELSAVTFVDVAGVSALAVAAQGLPEGRRIVLEQPPAALRRVLDMFWPDLPTVEVIV
- a CDS encoding ABC-F family ATP-binding cassette domain-containing protein produces the protein MPSSVTCTSLSFAWPDGTSVLDGLDTAFPPGRTGLVGVNGSGKSTLLKLLAGDLTPSGGTVKVTGEVGHLPQNVTLDTALRVDQALGIAERRAALHAIEAGDVAEEHFEAVGDDWDVEERALVTLGELGLGRIGLDRTVGEVSGGESVLLRLAALLLRRPDVLLLDEPTNNLDLYARRRLYAAVTAWPGVLVVVSHDRELLDLVDQVAELRSGEVTWYGGNFSAYEEALAVEREAAGRTVRAAEADVRKQKRELADAQVKLARRKRYGQKMYDSKREPKIVMGARKRAAQESAGKHRILHEERLAEARERLDEAAEAVRDDDEIRVELPGTAVPPGRRVLTLEDLETAYGARVEGVLDLRGPERVALVGRNGAGKTTLLRTLAGELEPVAGEADVHVPLRFLPQRLDVLDDALTVAENVARFAPDATHNRVRARLARFLFRGARADQRAGTLSGGERFRACLAALMLAEPAPQLLLLDEPTNNLDMASVRQLTTALGSYGGALFVAGHDLPFLESVGITRWLLIEDGRLRETSAEEVGAAG
- a CDS encoding endonuclease V, translated to MTTAEVPAGWPATEEEARAAQDELRGRVVRDEPGPPPGTGRVTGVDVAYDDERDLVAAAAVVLDAATLEVVAETTAVGRIPFPYVPGLLAFREVPAVRAALDALPCPPGLVVCDGYGLAHPRRFGLASHLGVLTGLPTIGVAKNPFTFGYDEPAPARGSAAPLLAGAEEVGRALRTRDAVKPVFVSVGHRVSLGNAVAHTLALTPAHRLPETTRRADALCRRALREAVAAAG
- a CDS encoding sensor histidine kinase, giving the protein MTAPTTEPFVHPALFYRGEEEYLHGTVPFIRDGLRGGEPVAVAVPGPNLELLKTALGEDAADVRFLDMTEAGRNPGRIIPKVLRAFADAHRRTRVRIIGEPIWAGRSSVEYPACVQHEALINPAFQGRDVTILCPYDADRLSEQVLTDAYATHPVVISGGRERPSPVYAPEHVIARYNQPLVHATEAEELGFDADALPGARHYAVEQAARLGLSGIRLEDLALIVAELTTNSIVHGGGSGTVRIWADDGHVVCEVLDRGHLSDSLAGRRPPAPGQLGGRGLLLVHYLADLVHIHTGPDGTAIRCYIGRC
- a CDS encoding SsgA family sporulation/cell division regulator, which produces MSTVIEQPVEARLVAAAPRMPSIPATLRYERSDPFAVRMTFPAPATLEGVEVCWTFSRELLAAGMEGPEGHGDVRVRPYGYDRTVLEFHAPEGTAVVHVRSGEVRRFLEATGELVPVGLEHLQLDLDHHLAELMRDAC
- a CDS encoding WhiB family transcriptional regulator, with the translated sequence MHLDTMTPADPTWQQQALCAQTGAEFFFPEPGSSVREAKRICGMCEMRPACLEYALAHDERFGVWGGLSEKERLALRRTAR
- a CDS encoding acyl-ACP desaturase — its product is MTITSPHPGSTSVWTDARLLYALEEVVENELNRHLKVAKDWMPHEYVPWSDGRNFPGQFEDGEAWDKEQSPVTDIGRTALVVNLLTEDNLPSYHHEIASLFGRDGAWGTWVHRWTAEEGRHGIVLRDYLLTSRAVDPDKLEQFRMAHMSEGFESDNRHSMLHSVAYVAFQELATRISHRNTGHQSGDPVCDRMLTRIATDENLHMVFYRNLLKAAFDLAPDPTMRAVRDVVVDFRMPGHGIPGFERAAAQMAIGEVYNLRIHHDDVLQPVLRFLKVMEIDGLGPEGRRAQEELGLFMGGLDAEAAKFDERLAARKARMAARAAG